GACAGCTCTATTTGATTTGAGTTTCTGGACTTTTGAGGATGTTTTTTATGTCTTTTATGTGCTGGAAATTTACACTTACATTGTATTGTCTTTGTGCAGCCCATGAGCTGCCTCTGAGTTGTTGGGAGGAGTCTTTAGTTTCAAAAAGAATATCATAAGGGGGAGTATTAGGGTTAAAGAGATTCTTCTTAAATTTAGGACAACATCACTGCTTCTGCCTGCTGCATATTGCTATTTGTCTTATATTCTCCACTACAAATATGAAGAAATATATATGATGAAATTTGAAGAAGTGAAGTAAAAATGTAAAAAGTGTAGTCCTTCAGGTTCTTCCCATTCTCTTCCTTCCCTCTTCCTTCTCATAATATTTCTTTTCTAAACACTCAACACACTAGAAAGGAAAAAAGGGCATCCTCTGATACTAAAGGCTAACATTTGTTAGATAAATAATAACAACACTTGATCCTGTTTTCATGTGAAATTTCCCGGTTCTATTACTGCTGAAGGTACGAAAGAGAACCCAAGTTAGAGTTCTTTCCACAACTGAGTTTGATGGGCTCTTCCCCACCCTCCACCAACACCCTTCTCTTCCCTTATGGTAGAAAGTTGAGTACAAGAACAAGCAAAACGTGACTTTTAGTCCATTAATTTATGTTGCAAACAACCTTAGCATAATTGTGAAATATAAACTAGCTGAAGCTTAATATATCAAGTCACTTAAAATTCATTCACAATAgcactattaaaaaaaattcattcattTGAAAGGACAATGCTCAAAAGCATATCATTGTGAAAGAGAACCATCCATGGGTCAGCTCCATAAACAATGAGAATCTAAGCATTCAATAATCATAAGAGCATAGGATGCAACACTCACTTGTATGCGAGCTCCTTAAGGTCTTCATTCCAACCTGCAATATGGGGATCTAGAAGGGCTCGTGTTAGAGaacttatttgaaaaatatttggaGATCCTAAGATCAACTCTAAGATCACAACACCAACACTCCACATATCATACCTGTCAAAACCCAAAAAAGTAGGGGCCACAATTAGGTCaaacatattttaatgttgacaTTCAATTTTTACAAATGAATTGAAGAGAGATACTCGAGCAAGGAAAATAACGTACTTTGCAAAGCTAACCGAAAATGCTAAAACTCAAAACCACTAAGTTGAAGGATAACATACTTTAAGTTCAAGTATGATGGGCCCTGATACCAACTTGCATTAAGAAATGCTTCAGGAGGGGCATACTCATAAGTTTGTTCAGCTCTAATTAGCAAAAAATAAATCAGTCATAAACACTTAATGAATACAGGGATCTTGTCATAGAACACAAGGAGAAATATACACTGCTCTTAAAGAGAAGTAAGATACCTAGAAGGTCCTGTTGATCCATATAAATGTTTCAGAGTGAACTCATCCATTGCACTACCAAAGTCAATAATGCGCCTGaatagtaaataaaagagggataACCAGTTCATAACTAGCAATACAATCAGAAAACATATGTTGCAATTAATCTCCCAAAAGCATATTCCATTCAGTAATGAGTGACTAGAAACTTCTATGTGACAACAAACTTAACAAAGAAGCTTTGTGAGTTACAAGAATTAATATAAGATAATCTACCATACATTTTGGTGGTGTAGTTCTTGTCTCTAGTGGGACCTCCTTTCAAGCATCTACCTGTGGCCTGATCCTCAAAGCATATCACCATGTTCTCTATCAATAAGAAACATGAAAGCATCTTGAGTAACGCATAATCCCCAAGAAAAAATATTACTATTGGATAACAAAAAGTGCGATAACACAAATGTAAACTGATaagatgcaaaaaaaaaaaaaaggtgttaTCCCAAATATAGGAAGTAGCTGTAACAGACAAGCAGATGGTATTTTTCAGTATTTCGattctcttctctctttttttttaaacttcaaATAGAGTCTTAGTTTTTATGCCTGGATAAATTTTCCTATGGGATTTTCAATGTTAACTCtttcttatttctttatttttttgtttttttgttttgttttttttttgggggggatGCATGGTGGTAATTGATAACAagattaaattttcattttatttgctCCATTCTTTATACTTTCATTTTGTTTTGCCATGTCAAGCTGCATTGTGCAAGTTCAATTTTGTTAGATGAGAATGACCAAAGAATCTATGTTCCGTAGTGGAGACTTGAGAGGATACAGAACAAAAGTTTGGATGCATTAAGCTATCCTGATCAACATGTTGCCACATCTTTGTTCAAATATTTGCATGTGTCAGATTTCCACAAGGCATCTTTCATAAATTTATACCTCTAAAAATGTTGTTAAATTTTCAAGATCATATTACATTATAATCAACCCTAACaaagagaagaaggaaaaaaaaaaagaaaagagacctTGCTGCTCTCACCTGGTTTGATATCCCTGTGGGTGATGTGGCGGTCATGGCAAGCCTTAACTGCTATCAGCTGGGAAACAGAGATATCAGATATCTTACTAGTAAAGCGGTAAATTTGTGAATAATAACAGGCACATATTGGAATAGACACGGGCTAAGATTTATATCTAGGTATAGATTTGAAACACATCAACATTAACTCCATTACAAGAATTAATTGATGCTTGCCAATAGAAACAATAGAACTAAAAGTACATCTGTTGTACCAGAAGACCAAAACAAACAGTCTAATGAACGTTTCATCAGATTAAGTTATATATAAGGAAAGTGGAGGGATGCAGGGGGCCCTGAGTTACCAAAACTTCAACCTCATAAGTCATAACAGTCTAGGATTTGTTTCCAGACATACCAACTGCCATATAAGGTTGCGCATTTCCTCTTTTCCTGCTTCCGTTGTCTTCAGCCAATGCCACCACTTTGAAGGGTGCAATACCTGAACACGAATTACTTCTtcaatcttttctttttcagatttattttctatttcctCCACGGTATACATAATCTTTGACAAGGAGACACCTTCATGATAAAATACAAGCCAAATTTCATTAGATCGTGATTCAAAAGACTCTACATATCTTGCTATATGGTTCAAACCCTCTTCAAAAGAAGCTCTCTGCAGTCTAAATTTGTTGGggaatatattttcaaaattccaACTGTTCCATGATCCATAGAATGATTCATTTGATTCCAAAAGGTCATCAAAATCTGATTCCAATTCTTCCAATAAAGGGGCTGAGGTTCCATCTGAAAGTAAACAGCCAAGACGCCTGGAGGCATTTAGGAATAATTCACCAAAATATTTCTCCCGTAGACCACTCAAATAAACAGCCGCACCTCTCTCCACCTGTTTCCAGCAATCaactctatttaaaaaatttcacctTCAGAACTTATAGCTAAACACAACAAATGCCAAAAACTAAGAGAATAATTTTCCATATTCAAGATTATCAACAACAGCAAGAAACAatcaagtaattaaataaatcaagtCCTGTCAAACCACTAGCTGCTTCTAGAGTTACATTAGGAGGTGGAAACAGTAAGAAACTGATCAATTTGGAGAAGATCTCAAACAGATTAACTTAGGAGCACCAAAGCACaagcaataataaaaaaaacacagAGATAGAATTCATCATGTgcaacttaaatttaaaatattcctTTCTTGTTCACTAGCATCATGTAGATGAGACTGATACTTTTCCCCAAAGCCAGTAAAGTAACCAGAGAAACCATTACAAAGTAGAACTTAAAAGGGTGTTTTTGGCTTATAAAATTAAGAACCGTTTAAAATAAGTTAGTACTTTTATCAAGCAATTAACTACTTATTGTTAATTGAttgataaaagtaaaaaatagatTTTAAGTTAAAGGATAAAAGTAAGTAGCAAAACCAGACACCCTCTAAATGCTCCAATAGAGACAAAAAAACATCTTGATAAAAGTTTAAaagatcttttcctattgtcgAAGGACAAAACAGATAAAGCAAAATCTTCCACCTTTGACAAAACAGATACAGCAAAATCTTCCAAGAAAGCCACCAACTGTATGTCATCACTAAAAAAAGTTCAGAAAATGCTTCAGCATATAGCAGGTTATTCATAATTGGATATAAGGAATAAACATAGTTCCTACAAAATTTTACATAATCTCATAATCCAATGTTTGATTACTATATAGAAATCACATATTAATAACCCAAGCAGATCAAGTAATTTCATATCAACTAACAAAATAATGAATCTTAAGGATTTTGCAACAGTAATAATCAGTCATGCATTGAGGAGAAAGGCCTCATAAAAGTGAAAGACAGCAAATTGAGATCTAAGGAAAAGACAAAATTCAATTTTCTAAATTACCATTATTCGTTTCAAAATGAACAAGTTGTCATCTGGAGAACTAGCATTGCAATCTTGCATAGTATGGCGAGAAGAAGTTCTTCCGTTTGCATCAGAACAACTAGCAAACGAGATGTTATCATTTTTTCTAGCCCAAACTGAAGCATTTCTATCTTGATGACAGTTCCAGTAGAAGGCCAGCCATACTTCACCATATGATCCTTGACCAAACCTTTTCTTTAGTACATATCTAAGAACCAGAAAGCAAAAGTGTCTTGAAGGTTAGTTTTAAAAACAAGGCATATAATCAAGTTGAATGTGAGCTAGAAATAAGTCAATGATTACAAGCACTGATATAGAGTTTCTTTAACAAAAACATTGGGCAGCGCAGTAAACAGGCAGGGTGCACCCGCAGAGAAACAAGAGTAGCTATGCTAAACAAGGCATGACCACTCAAATCACAGCCAATATCCAACTGTTCCTCTCCAATTTCTAAATTTGGGGCATGACAAGGCTTACACTCCAGCACACCTGGTTTTGCTCAAAAACCAAGCAGGATAATTATATATGGTATGAAACAAGTACCGATAAATTAACAAGATCTCAGCTGACAGGACATGGAATTGAGCTTCTCCTCTTCCCCATGCCGAATACCAGGGAAGTTTCAAATATCAAACAATTCAATAAGCTAAAAAGTTACAAAGCAGAAGAGGAAAAAAGAGTTAATGGCAAAGAAGATAGAAACCTTAAGTCAGGCGCTGCATACTCAGTTGATCCCAAATTTGAACCAGTATCATGGAAAGGAATAGACTCAAGCAAACCAAGGAAACTAGCAAAGACTTCGGGATTAGTGCATTGATCTTTAACTCCAACAGGCATCCCAATACTTAAGCATAAATTCAGGTCATTATATAAATTCAGGGGTCCacctaaaataaaattaaaaagaaaaagtaaatacAGCGAAATGCACAAACAATTATCTACATCTACATTCTAATCCTCCAGATAAATCTGCTTCAAAAGATCTATAACAAAAATAATCacactttttaaaaaaaggttTCATTATGGCTTTAAGATGCCATAAATCCTAATGAAATGAAACAGAAGTAAAGTACTCCGGAGCAACTTAACTTACCATACTGGTGACTGAAGGCCTCTGGTAGAGCCTGAGGTATGCCATGCACATAATTTTCTTTGTCAATATTTTGAGCTCCTAGTGTGTCCATATCATCTAGGTTCTCAGACAAATAATAACATCCAAAGTTCCCACGTTTTCCTTCAACctgaagaaggaaaaaaaaacatcaaaacccactACACCAAGATCACAACTAACGACATAAAGGCCTATGGTAGAGCCTGAGGTATGCCATGCACATAATTTTCTTTGTCAGTATTTTGAGCTCCTAGTGTGTCCATATCATTTAGGTTCTCAGACAAATAATAACATCCAAAGTTCCCACGTTTTCCTTCAACCTGAAGAAGTaaaaaaaacatcaaaacccactACACCAAGATCACAACTAACGACATAAAGGCCTATGGTAGAGCCTGAGGTATGCCATGCACATAATTTTCTTTGTCAGTATTTTGAGCTCCTAGTGTGTCCATATCATTTAGGTTCTCAGACAAATAATAACATCCAAAGTTCCCACGTTTTCCTTCAACCTGAAGAAGTAaaaaaaaacatcaaaacccactACACCAAGATCACAACTAACGACATAAACCCACCTTACAGTTAGTTGTCTAAGAGAAACTGTACCAAATCCTTTTCTTCTCCAGTGATCATTATTAGAAAGTAAAACATATAAACCACAAACGAAAATACTTGTACCTGACCTGGtcatttatatatttcattGCATGTTAAAATGCCACAATCAGTTTCTCAAAGGCAGAGCAATCAGTTGCCTCATGAGTAACTAGAGGAGCTAATGCACTAAAGCAGCCTAATTGAAAAAGCAAAGAACATAAACAAGCAAAGCCTAACAACATAAGATCTTAATGCGTTACCAGTAACCTGTCAAACTTTGCAATAAGTGGATGTCCATGCGTCAATTGTTGTAGATCAGAAGTGACACCATTAGCTGTCAGAGAGCAATAAAATGAAATGAACTCTTTGGGAAAGATGATGGTTGGATGTTAAGCATAATTAACAGGCTGTAAACAGTCCAGTGTTAAAGGTGGAAAAGGAGGAGGAAGAAAAATCTTTCAACAACCGATAGGAGTTTATGCTAAATAATTTGTTTATCTTACATTCTCAATATGAAATGCACACTTCAATACTGCATCATTTACCTACATGTTCATCATCTGTATGCAGCAATGCATAACACTTGGAACGCATATGAAACTTAGCCTGTCTACAACATAAAACGTTTAAACTTTATAAAACAAGATGCAATTGACAGATGCATAATACACAGCCAAGTTCTCAGTGATGAATAACTGATGGTCAGAAAAAATTTACATCAGCAAGGATAAGCTGACAGGAATTTTAAGTTGTTTGAAAAGGACACGAACCATATGCAGGCTCAGATTTGCAGATTCTGTGCATCTAGGAAAGAAGTCCATAATTAAGGCTCTCTTTCAGttaatataaagaaaatatgGGGCAAAATCATGACCATCAAAGCATAATACAacgaaaacaaaaaaaaaaatgttcctCCGAAATGATCGTCCAAGGGTTCACAAGAGTGGAATTAGTTACTGCCTTGGCCAGTCAACCATTCAGTATAATTATAACAGTATAGGGAAAACAACTCCAAAAGAAATTATAAGAACTATTTCCCACTAGCAATATTCTTAGACACTGAATTAACTATTCCTAGACCATACAAGACTTTGGTTTCCAAACAACCTCCAGCTAACAATTAATCCTTCCCATAATCTGCAACAACACATGAAATTACAGTACACCTCTCTTCAACTTGTCAATTTTAGTAGTTAGACCCAGAGAAATAGGGGTGAGCACCGTTCGGttagaaccgaaataaccgaccgaaccaatttgatttaataatttggttcggttttaaaacaaaatagttcggttcggttttaatttttgaaaatttcggGTTGGTCGGTTAGGTTCAGTTTTGGAGATAAAATAGTTCGGTCAAACCGAACCAGCCGAATTAGCCTTAAACGCTGCGTTTTATGATAGAGTTATATCACTTCACTTCGGCACAGTTCCCATCCCGCATACAACCAACCACCTACCTCCCTCCCTCTCAAACCTCAGTCTCAGTTGAAGCACCCTGACGGCCACGAGACGACTCCTCACCGTTCTCGTCCTTCAATTCAGTCCCGCACCCACCCAGTCGCCAGTCCCGCAGCCAGAGTCTCTTTTCTCCATCCTTCGCGTCTCTCTCATGGCCATCGCTCGCAGCTCGCGTCTCTCTCTCACGGCTGTCGCTTGCGCGGCTCGAATCTCTCCCCCTGATGGCCATCGCTCGCATCTCTCCCTTACAATCGtggtaaattataattatggtgtattttaaacttaattttctttatatttttgaaaCTATCTAATACTAGTTTTGGGTGTCCAGATTCTGGACACATGGTGTAGCACGCTGATTCTGAACTCCATAAAGACTCTTTCTTTGACAAAT
The sequence above is a segment of the Manihot esculenta cultivar AM560-2 chromosome 5, M.esculenta_v8, whole genome shotgun sequence genome. Coding sequences within it:
- the LOC110614471 gene encoding uncharacterized protein LOC110614471 isoform X7 translates to MVVCNWKRLVVGFVITLYATTQCGGESSTCLTVYKEGGAPAVFQSTKCPRWNLPNYDTPSRTTSTTVTGSTRCQSALLQGRRKSQEDRILCALDVRIPFPGKTGLKEVTVGIVAVFDGHNGAEASEMASKFLLEYFALHTYFLLDATYSFVLKKYAGRLPSKREKDAVFQVLNWDEELGRPELNFDRFKFPLPENFDDAFHLEILKEALLRAIRDIDATFSKEASRRNLDSGSTATIVLIANDQILVANIGDSKAFLCSEKFQSPAEAKANLLRLYRERRRSGAAFPSRYRDNIKLIASNGLAYFIVEELTRDHHPDRDDEKFRVETAGGYVHEWGGVSRVNGQLAVSRAIGDVYFKSYGVISAPEVTDWQSLTTNDTYLVVASDGMFEKLSLQDVCDLLWEVHTHGTERSDLSSSCSHSLAECLVNTAFQKGSVDNVATVVVPLLGSVRIPQNLPSKRCIEDGDMDCSSIGLKKFMHDQSTNGVTSDLQQLTHGHPLIAKFDRLLVEGKRGNFGCYYLSENLDDMDTLGAQNIDKENYVHGIPQALPEAFSHQYGGPLNLYNDLNLCLSIGMPVGVKDQCTNPEVFASFLGLLESIPFHDTGSNLGSTEYAAPDLRYVLKKRFGQGSYGEVWLAFYWNCHQDRNASVWARKNDNISFASCSDANGRTSSRHTMQDCNASSPDDNLFILKRIMVERGAAVYLSGLREKYFGELFLNASRRLGCLLSDGTSAPLLEELESDFDDLLESNESFYGSWNSWNFENIFPNKFRLQRASFEEGLNHIARYVESFESRSNEIWLVFYHEGVSLSKIMYTVEEIENKSEKEKIEEVIRVQVLHPSKWWHWLKTTEAGKEEMRNLIWQLLIAVKACHDRHITHRDIKPENMVICFEDQATGRCLKGGPTRDKNYTTKMRIIDFGSAMDEFTLKHLYGSTGPSRAEQTYEYAPPEAFLNASWYQGPSYLNLKYVILQLSGFEF
- the LOC110614471 gene encoding uncharacterized protein LOC110614471 isoform X5; the protein is MVVCNWKRLVVGFVITLYATTQCGGESSTCLTVYKEGGAPAVFQSTKCPRWNLPNYDTPSRTTSTTVTGSTRCQSALLQGRRKSQEDRILCALDVRIPFPGKTGLKEVTVGIVAVFDGHNGAEASEMASKFLLEYFALHTYFLLDATYSFVLKKYAGRLPSKREKDAVFQVLNWDEELGRPELNFDRFKFPLPENFDDAFHLEILKEALLRAIRDIDATFSKEASRRNLDSGSTATIVLIANDQILVANIGDSKAFLCSEKFQSPAEAKANLLRLYRERRRSGAAFPSRYRDNIKLIASNGLAYFIVEELTRDHHPDRDDEKFRVETAGGYVHEWGGVSRVNGQLAVSRAIGDVYFKSYGVISAPEVTDWQSLTTNDTYLVVASDGMFEKLSLQDVCDLLWEVHTHGTERSDLSSSCSHSLAECLVNTAFQKGSVDNVATVVVPLLGSVRIPQNLPSKRCIEDGDMDCSSIGLKKFMHDQSTNGVTSDLQQLTHGHPLIAKFDRLLVEGKRGNFGCYYLSENLDDMDTLGAQNIDKENYVHGIPQALPEAFSHQYGGPLNLYNDLNLCLSIGMPVGVKDQCTNPEVFASFLGLLESIPFHDTGSNLGSTEYAAPDLRYVLKKRFGQGSYGEVWLAFYWNCHQDRNASVWARKNDNISFASCSDANGRTSSRHTMQDCNASSPDDNLFILKRIMVERGAAVYLSGLREKYFGELFLNASRRLGCLLSDGTSAPLLEELESDFDDLLESNESFYGSWNSWNFENIFPNKFRLQRASFEEGLNHIARYVESFESRSNEIWLVFYHEGVSLSKIMYTVEEIENKSEKEKIEEVIRVQVLHPSKWWHWLKTTEAGKEEMRNLIWQLLIAVKACHDRHITHRDIKPENMVICFEDQATGRCLKGGPTRDKNYTTKMRIIDFGSAMDEFTLKHLYGSTGPSRAEQTYEYAPPEAFLNASWYQGPSYLNLKYDMWSVGVVILELILGSPNIFQISSLTRALLDPHIAGWNEDLKELAYKLRSLMELCILIPGNSSKHNPTMGQ
- the LOC110614471 gene encoding probable protein phosphatase 2C 51 isoform X8, whose protein sequence is MVVCNWKRLVVGFVITLYATTQCGGESSTCLTVYKEGGAPAVFQSTKCPRWNLPNYDTPSRTTSTTVTGSTRCQSALLQGRRKSQEDRILCALDVRIPFPGKTGLKEVTVGIVAVFDGHNGAEASEMASKFLLEYFALHTYFLLDATYSFVLKKYAGRLPSKREKDAVFQVLNWDEELGRPELNFDRFKFPLPENFDDAFHLEILKEALLRAIRDIDATFSKEASRRNLDSGSTATIVLIANDQILVANIGDSKAFLCSEKFQSPAEAKANLLRLYRERRRSGAAFPSRYRDNIKLIASNGLAYFIVEELTRDHHPDRDDEKFRVETAGGYVHEWGGVSRVNGQLAVSRAIGDVYFKSYGVISAPEVTDWQSLTTNDTYLVVASDGMFEKLSLQDVCDLLWEVHTHGTERSDLSSSCSHSLAECLVNTAFQKGSVDNVATVVVPLLGSVRIPQNLPSKRCIEDGDMDCSSIGLKKFMHDQSTNGVTSDLQQLTHGHPLIAKFDRLLVEGKRGNFGCYYLSENLDDMDTLGAQNIDKENYVHGIPQALPEAFSHQYGGPLNLYNDLNLCLSIGMPVGVKDQCTNPEVFASFLGLLESIPFHDTGSNLGSTEYAAPDLRYVLKKRFGQGSYGEVWLAFYWNCHQDRNASVWARKNDNISFASCSDANGRTSSRHTMQDCNASSPDDNLFILKRIMVERGAAVYLSGLREKYFGELFLNASRRLGCLLSDGTSAPLLEELESDFDDLLESNESFYGSWNSWNFENIFPNKFRLQRASFEEGLNHIARYVESFESRSNEIWLVFYHEGVSLSKIMYTVEEIENKSEKEKIEEVIRVQVLHPSKWWHWLKTTEAGKEEMRNLIWQLLIAVKACHDRHITHRDIKPENMVICFEDQATGRCLKGGPTRDKNYTTKMRIIDFGSAMDEFTLKHLYGSTGPSRAEQTYEYAPPEAFLNASWYQGPSYLNLKSPYCRLE
- the LOC110614471 gene encoding uncharacterized protein LOC110614471 isoform X4, with product MVVCNWKRLVVGFVITLYATTQCGGESSTCLTVYKEGGAPAVFQSTKCPRWNLPNYDTPSRTTSTTVTGSTRCQSALLQGRRKSQEDRILCALDVRIPFPGKTGLKEVTVGIVAVFDGHNGAEASEMASKFLLEYFALHTYFLLDATYSFVLKKYAGRLPSKREKDAVFQVLNWDEELGRPELNFDRFKFPLPENFDDAFHLEILKEALLRAIRDIDATFSKEASRRNLDSGSTATIVLIANDQILVANIGDSKAFLCSEKFQSPAEAKANLLRLYRERRRSGAAFPSRYRDNIKLIASNGLAYFIVEELTRDHHPDRDDEKFRVETAGGYVHEWGGVSRVNGQLAVSRAIGDVYFKSYGVISAPEVTDWQSLTTNDTYLVVASDGMFEKLSLQDVCDLLWEVHTHGTERSDLSSSCSHSLAECLVNTAFQKGSVDNVATVVVPLLGSVRIPQNLPSKRCIEDGDMDCSSIGLKKFMHDQSTNGVTSDLQQLTHGHPLIAKFDRLLVEGKRGNFGCYYLSENLDDMDTLGAQNIDKENYVHGIPQALPEAFSHQYGGPLNLYNDLNLCLSIGMPVGVKDQCTNPEVFASFLGLLESIPFHDTGSNLGSTEYAAPDLRYVLKKRFGQGSYGEVWLAFYWNCHQDRNASVWARKNDNISFASCSDANGRTSSRHTMQDCNASSPDDNLFILKRIMVERGAAVYLSGLREKYFGELFLNASRRLGCLLSDGTSAPLLEELESDFDDLLESNESFYGSWNSWNFENIFPNKFRLQRASFEEGLNHIARYVESFESRSNEIWLVFYHEGVSLSKIMYTVEEIENKSEKEKIEEVIRVQVLHPSKWWHWLKTTEAGKEEMRNLIWQLLIAVKACHDRHITHRDIKPENMVICFEDQATGRCLKGGPTRDKNYTTKMRIIDFGSAMDEFTLKHLYGSTGPSRAEQTYEYAPPEAFLNASWYQGPSYLNLKYDMWSVGVVILELILGSPNIFQISSLTRALLDPHIAGWNEDLKELAYKVEPLHLLPGSALKSSLHSKSRVGIL
- the LOC110614471 gene encoding uncharacterized protein LOC110614471 isoform X6, with translation MASKFLLEYFALHTYFLLDATYSFVLKKYAGRLPSKREKDAVFQVLNWDEELGRPELNFDRFKFPLPENFDDAFHLEILKEALLRAIRDIDATFSKEASRRNLDSGSTATIVLIANDQILVANIGDSKAFLCSEKFQSPAEAKANLLRLYRERRRSGAAFPSRYRDNIKLIASNGLAYFIVEELTRDHHPDRDDEKFRVETAGGYVHEWGGVSRVNGQLAVSRAIGDVYFKSYGVISAPEVTDWQSLTTNDTYLVVASDGMFEKLSLQDVCDLLWEVHTHGTERSDLSSSCSHSLAECLVNTAFQKGSVDNVATVVVPLLGSVRIPQNLPSKRCIEDGDMDCSSIGLKKFMHDQSTNGVTSDLQQLTHGHPLIAKFDRLLVEGKRGNFGCYYLSENLDDMDTLGAQNIDKENYVHGIPQALPEAFSHQYGGPLNLYNDLNLCLSIGMPVGVKDQCTNPEVFASFLGLLESIPFHDTGSNLGSTEYAAPDLRYVLKKRFGQGSYGEVWLAFYWNCHQDRNASVWARKNDNISFASCSDANGRTSSRHTMQDCNASSPDDNLFILKRIMVERGAAVYLSGLREKYFGELFLNASRRLGCLLSDGTSAPLLEELESDFDDLLESNESFYGSWNSWNFENIFPNKFRLQRASFEEGLNHIARYVESFESRSNEIWLVFYHEGVSLSKIMYTVEEIENKSEKEKIEEVIRVQVLHPSKWWHWLKTTEAGKEEMRNLIWQLLIAVKACHDRHITHRDIKPENMVICFEDQATGRCLKGGPTRDKNYTTKMRIIDFGSAMDEFTLKHLYGSTGPSRAEQTYEYAPPEAFLNASWYQGPSYLNLKYDMWSVGVVILELILGSPNIFQISSLTRALLDPHIAGWNEDLKELAYKLRSLMELCILIPGNSSKHNPTMGQGGATSPASWKCSEEFFAQQIKSRDPLKLGFPDVWALRLVRQLLLWNPEDRLSVHDALQHPYFHPPPTR